One region of Drosophila teissieri strain GT53w chromosome 2L, Prin_Dtei_1.1, whole genome shotgun sequence genomic DNA includes:
- the LOC122612039 gene encoding ikaros family zinc finger protein isoform X2, which translates to MYFQMAETISTAASGMELALKDPSPTVSGGIIVDMTPTTAALLHHNAMALRSLKEAASSASESELQEPRSPTPTPTNLSTGPHSPPMTFRCERCDSFETSSRASLLLHVVQCLAGQAAAAAAAAAASARLKSEDLQEPENMSLGHMEGGKGDGQTGNGSSSSASSSPAGNSGGGGGGNGSSRKVFECDVCNMKFSNGANMRRHKMRHTGVKPYECRVCQKRFFRKDHLAEHFTTHTKTLPYHCPICNRGFQRQIAMRAHFQNEHVGQHDLVKTCPLCSYRAGSMKSLRIHFFNRHGIDLDNPGPGGTSSLLLALESQASAAAAAAAASYVPPGLSPVPVQSQSQQQQQQQVAPPASDSGESMRSLENATPPMHFLTPHVEISTLGESGNTELFNGNNNINNNNNNCATNNNINAGNNNNSNSISNGNAESNNDKVKDRALIMQSPVELPMDCNTKATPITSSTTASSLSGGLKSHHQHPHHHHHHHHHENHITPSISLIPIKQEPMSEDMDKKDLMNGSDPSSDTEQASNNNNSSSNNNRITSLIKVSPLKSLLREDLKRRICAKANNRITRNSTPLESNNNNSVLSNSLSNGSGRGSPGVNGSSGGGGGGGPPTPATPSATNGASSTPICNGTITSTGQDGDLLINRKLILTCHFCGIEFPDETLYFLHKGCHCESNPWRCNICGEQLNNVYEFNSHLLSKSHQ; encoded by the exons ATGTACTTCCAGATGGCCGAAACGATCAGTACAGCAGCCAGCGGGATGGAGCTGGCCCTAAAGGACCCCAGTCCGACGGTGAGTGGCGGTATTATTGTGGACATGACGCCCACCACGGCTGCCCTGCTGCATCATAACGCTATGGCGCTGCGTAGCCTCAAGGAAGCCGCCTCATCCGCCTCCGAGTCTGAGCTACAGGAACCGCGATCGCCGACACCCACGCCAACGAATCTCAGCACCGGCCCTCACTCGCCACCCATGACCTTCCGCTGCGAGCGTTGCGACAGTTTCGAGACCAGCTCGCGGGCATCCCTGCTGCTCCATGTGGTCCAGTGCCTGGCGGGtcaggcggcggcggcggcagcagcggcggcggcatctGCGCGTCTGAAGAGCGAGGATCTGCAGGAGCCGGAGAACATGAGCCTGGGTCACATGGAGGGCGGCAAAGGCGATGGCCAGACAGGCAATGGTTCTAGCTCCTCGGCCAGCTCCTCGCCGGCCGGGAAtagcggaggaggaggcggtggcaaCGGCAGTTCTCGCAAGGTCTTCGAATGCGATGTGTGCAACATGAAGTTCTCCAACGGCGCGAACATGCGCCGCCATAAGATGCGACACACTGGCGTAAAGCCCTACGAGTGCCGGGTGTGCCAGAAGAGGTTCTTCCGCAAGGATCACCTGGCGGAGCACTTCACGACGCACACCAAGACGCTGCCCTATCACTGTCCTATCTGCAATCGTGGCTTCCAGCGCCAAATAGCGATGCGCGCCCACTTCCAGAACGAACATGTGGGCCAGCATGACCTGGTGAAGACGTGTCCGCTTTGCAGCTATCGAGCAGGGTCCATGAAGTCGCTGAGGATTCATTTCTTCAACCGTCACGGTATCGATCTGGATAACCCGGGACCAGGTGGCACCTCTTCGTTGCTCCTGGCCCTGGAATCACAAGcttcggcggcggcagcggcggcggctgctaGTTACGTGCCACCTGGACTCAGTCCGGTGCCCGTGCAATCTCagtcccagcagcagcagcagcaacaggtggCTCCTCCGGCCAGCGATAGCGGGGAGTCCATGCGATCCCTGGAGAATGCAACGCCTCCCATGCACTTCCTCACGCCCCACGTGGAGATCTCGACGCTGGGCGAGAGCGGCAACACGGAGTTGTTTAAT ggcaacaacaatattaacaacaacaacaacaactgcgcTACCAACAACAATATAAATGCagggaacaacaacaacagcaactccATTAGCAATGGAAATGCCGAGTCCAATAACGATAAGGTGAAAGATCGAGCGCTCATCATGCAATCGCCGGTGGAGTTGCCCATGGATTGCAACACAAAGGCCACGCCCATCACATCCAGTACCACAGCCAGCAGTCTGAGTGGAGGCCTGAAGAGCCACCACCAGCATCcgcatcaccaccaccaccatcaccaccacgaGAACCACATAACGCCGTCGATCAGCCTTATACCGATTAAACAG GAGCCCATGTCGGAGGATATGGACAAGAAGGACCTGATGAACGGCAGTGATCCCAGCAGCGATACAGAACAGGCttccaacaataacaacagcagcagcaacaacaacagaatcACCTCACTGATCAAG GTCTCGCCACTGAAATCGCTCCTGCGCGAGGATCTCAAGCGTCGCATCTGCGCAAAGGCCAACAACCGGATCACCCGGAATTCCACGCCGCTGGagagtaacaacaacaactccGTGCTGTCCAACAGCCTGAGCAATGGATCCGGTCGGGGATCACCCGGGGTGAATGGCAGCagcggaggaggtggaggcggtGGACCACCCACGCCGGCAACACCCAGTGCCACCAACGGCGCCAGCTCAACGCCCATCTGCAACGGGACCATCACGTCGACCGGCCAGGATGGAGACCTGTTGATCAACCGCAAGCTGATTCTAACCTGCCACTTCTGCGGCATCGAGTTCCCGGACGAGACGCTGTACTTCCTGCACAAGGGCTGCCACTGCGAGAGCAATCCGTGGCGGTGCAACATCTGCGGCGAGCAGCTGAATAACGTCTACGAGTTCAACTCGCACCTGCTCAGCAAGAGTCACCAATAG
- the LOC122614315 gene encoding protein Optix: MAVGPTEGKQPPSESFSPTHHQIIAPSPILAVPTLAFSAAQVEIVCKTLEDSGDIERLARFLWSLPVALPNMHEILNCEAVLRARAVVAYHVGNFRELYAIIENHKFTKASYGKLQAMWLEAHYIEAEKLRGRSLGPVDKYRVRKKFPLPPTIWDGEQKTHCFKERTRSLLREWYLQDPYPNPTKKRELAKATGLNPTQVGNWFKNRRQRDRAAAAKNRIQHSQNNSGMGCRSRRADGAASPTPSDSSDSDISLGTHSPVPSSLQLQHSPGSTSNGANDREESLSVDDDKPRDLSGSLPLPLSLPLPLASPTHTPPQLTAGYGGGAGPGPGGPLTAPGCLPPFKLDAATSLFSAGCYLQSFSNLKEMSQQFPIQPIVLRPHPQLPQPLALNGASGGPPLHHPAYAAAYSVECVPGGHGPPHPPPKLRINSPEKLNSTAVAAAASGGGGGGNQHHEPTTMGYHHSGQLMLHRPFSTSPELKHSAPEIT, translated from the exons ATGGCCGTTGGACCGACGGAGGGCAAACAGCCGCCCTCAGAGAGCTTCTCGCCCACGCACCACCAGATTATAGCACCCAGCCCCATCCTGGCCGTTCCAACGCTGGCCTTCTCCGCCGCCCAGGTGGAGATCGTGTGCAAGACGCTCGAGGACTCCGGCGACATCGAGCGGTTGGCCCGCTTCCTCTGGAGCCTGCCGGTGGCCCTGCCCAACATGCACGAGATCCTCAACTGCGAGGCGGTGCTCCGTGCCCGCGCAGTGGTCGCCTACCATGTGGGCAACTTCAG GGAACTTTATGCAATAATAGAGAATCATAAGTTTACAAAGGCGTCCTACGGCAAACTGCAGGCCATGTGGCTGGAGGCCCACTACATTGAGGCCGAGAAGCTGCGCGGTCGATCACTGG GCCCCGTGGACAAGTATCGGGTGCGAAAGAAGTTCCCCCTGCCGCCGACGATCTGGGACGGCGAGCAGAAGACGCACTGCTTCAAGGAGCGCACGCGGAGCCTACTGCGCGAATGGTACCTACAGGATCCCTACCCGAATCCCACCAAGAAGCGGGAGCTGGCCAAGGCCACCGGGCTGAATCCCACGCAAGTGGGCAACTGGTTCAAGAACCGCCGCCAGCGGGATCGGGCTGCTGCGGCCAAGAATCG CATTCAGCATAGCCAGAACAACTCGGGGATGGGCTGTCGCAGCCGACGGGCGGACGGAGCTGCCTCGCCGACGCCCTCGGACAGCTCCGACTCGGACATCTCGCTGGGCACCCACTCACCAGTGCCCAGCagcctgcagctgcagcacagTCCGGGCAGCACCTCCAACGGCGCCAACGACCGCGAGGAGAGCCTGAGCGTGGACGACGACAAGCCGCGGGATCTGAGCGGATCGCTGCCACTGCCCCTCTCCCTGCCCCTGCCGCTGGCCTCGCCAACCCACACGCCCCCCCAACTTACGGCGGGCTACGGCGGCGGGGCGGGCCCAGGACCCGGTGGACCGCTGACCGCTCCGGGCTGCCTGCCTCCGTTCAAGCTGGACGCGGCCACCAGTCTCTTCAGCGCCGGCTGTTACCTGCAGAGCTTCAGCAACCTGAAGGAGATGTCACAGCAGTTCCCCATCCAGCCGATTGTACTGCGTCCGCATCCTCAGCTGCCGCAGCCGCTGGCACTGAATGGGGCATCTGGCGGACCACCACTGCATCATCCGGCATACGCGGCTGCCTACAGTGTGGAGTGTGTTCCGGGTGGGCATGGACCACCGCATCCGCCACCGAAGCTAAGGATCAACTCACCGGAGAAGCTCAACTCCACGgcagtggcggcggcggcttcgggcggaggaggaggtggcaaCCAACACCACGAGCCCACCACCATGGGCTACCATCACAGTGGCCAACTGATGCTCCATCGGCCCTTCTCCACGTCTCCGGAACTGAAGCACAGTGCTCCCGAGATCACATGA
- the LOC122612039 gene encoding ikaros family zinc finger protein isoform X1, which produces MAETISTAASGMELALKDPSPTVSGGIIVDMTPTTAALLHHNAMALRSLKEAASSASESELQEPRSPTPTPTNLSTGPHSPPMTFRCERCDSFETSSRASLLLHVVQCLAGQAAAAAAAAAASARLKSEDLQEPENMSLGHMEGGKGDGQTGNGSSSSASSSPAGNSGGGGGGNGSSRKVFECDVCNMKFSNGANMRRHKMRHTGVKPYECRVCQKRFFRKDHLAEHFTTHTKTLPYHCPICNRGFQRQIAMRAHFQNEHVGQHDLVKTCPLCSYRAGSMKSLRIHFFNRHGIDLDNPGPGGTSSLLLALESQASAAAAAAAASYVPPGLSPVPVQSQSQQQQQQQVAPPASDSGESMRSLENATPPMHFLTPHVEISTLGESGNTELFNLICVWRESALQGNNNINNNNNNCATNNNINAGNNNNSNSISNGNAESNNDKVKDRALIMQSPVELPMDCNTKATPITSSTTASSLSGGLKSHHQHPHHHHHHHHHENHITPSISLIPIKQEPMSEDMDKKDLMNGSDPSSDTEQASNNNNSSSNNNRITSLIKVSPLKSLLREDLKRRICAKANNRITRNSTPLESNNNNSVLSNSLSNGSGRGSPGVNGSSGGGGGGGPPTPATPSATNGASSTPICNGTITSTGQDGDLLINRKLILTCHFCGIEFPDETLYFLHKGCHCESNPWRCNICGEQLNNVYEFNSHLLSKSHQ; this is translated from the exons ATGGCCGAAACGATCAGTACAGCAGCCAGCGGGATGGAGCTGGCCCTAAAGGACCCCAGTCCGACGGTGAGTGGCGGTATTATTGTGGACATGACGCCCACCACGGCTGCCCTGCTGCATCATAACGCTATGGCGCTGCGTAGCCTCAAGGAAGCCGCCTCATCCGCCTCCGAGTCTGAGCTACAGGAACCGCGATCGCCGACACCCACGCCAACGAATCTCAGCACCGGCCCTCACTCGCCACCCATGACCTTCCGCTGCGAGCGTTGCGACAGTTTCGAGACCAGCTCGCGGGCATCCCTGCTGCTCCATGTGGTCCAGTGCCTGGCGGGtcaggcggcggcggcggcagcagcggcggcggcatctGCGCGTCTGAAGAGCGAGGATCTGCAGGAGCCGGAGAACATGAGCCTGGGTCACATGGAGGGCGGCAAAGGCGATGGCCAGACAGGCAATGGTTCTAGCTCCTCGGCCAGCTCCTCGCCGGCCGGGAAtagcggaggaggaggcggtggcaaCGGCAGTTCTCGCAAGGTCTTCGAATGCGATGTGTGCAACATGAAGTTCTCCAACGGCGCGAACATGCGCCGCCATAAGATGCGACACACTGGCGTAAAGCCCTACGAGTGCCGGGTGTGCCAGAAGAGGTTCTTCCGCAAGGATCACCTGGCGGAGCACTTCACGACGCACACCAAGACGCTGCCCTATCACTGTCCTATCTGCAATCGTGGCTTCCAGCGCCAAATAGCGATGCGCGCCCACTTCCAGAACGAACATGTGGGCCAGCATGACCTGGTGAAGACGTGTCCGCTTTGCAGCTATCGAGCAGGGTCCATGAAGTCGCTGAGGATTCATTTCTTCAACCGTCACGGTATCGATCTGGATAACCCGGGACCAGGTGGCACCTCTTCGTTGCTCCTGGCCCTGGAATCACAAGcttcggcggcggcagcggcggcggctgctaGTTACGTGCCACCTGGACTCAGTCCGGTGCCCGTGCAATCTCagtcccagcagcagcagcagcaacaggtggCTCCTCCGGCCAGCGATAGCGGGGAGTCCATGCGATCCCTGGAGAATGCAACGCCTCCCATGCACTTCCTCACGCCCCACGTGGAGATCTCGACGCTGGGCGAGAGCGGCAACACGGAGTTGTTTAAT CTGATTTGCGTTTGGCGTGAATCTGCATTAcagggcaacaacaatattaacaacaacaacaacaactgcgcTACCAACAACAATATAAATGCagggaacaacaacaacagcaactccATTAGCAATGGAAATGCCGAGTCCAATAACGATAAGGTGAAAGATCGAGCGCTCATCATGCAATCGCCGGTGGAGTTGCCCATGGATTGCAACACAAAGGCCACGCCCATCACATCCAGTACCACAGCCAGCAGTCTGAGTGGAGGCCTGAAGAGCCACCACCAGCATCcgcatcaccaccaccaccatcaccaccacgaGAACCACATAACGCCGTCGATCAGCCTTATACCGATTAAACAG GAGCCCATGTCGGAGGATATGGACAAGAAGGACCTGATGAACGGCAGTGATCCCAGCAGCGATACAGAACAGGCttccaacaataacaacagcagcagcaacaacaacagaatcACCTCACTGATCAAG GTCTCGCCACTGAAATCGCTCCTGCGCGAGGATCTCAAGCGTCGCATCTGCGCAAAGGCCAACAACCGGATCACCCGGAATTCCACGCCGCTGGagagtaacaacaacaactccGTGCTGTCCAACAGCCTGAGCAATGGATCCGGTCGGGGATCACCCGGGGTGAATGGCAGCagcggaggaggtggaggcggtGGACCACCCACGCCGGCAACACCCAGTGCCACCAACGGCGCCAGCTCAACGCCCATCTGCAACGGGACCATCACGTCGACCGGCCAGGATGGAGACCTGTTGATCAACCGCAAGCTGATTCTAACCTGCCACTTCTGCGGCATCGAGTTCCCGGACGAGACGCTGTACTTCCTGCACAAGGGCTGCCACTGCGAGAGCAATCCGTGGCGGTGCAACATCTGCGGCGAGCAGCTGAATAACGTCTACGAGTTCAACTCGCACCTGCTCAGCAAGAGTCACCAATAG